The following are encoded together in the Coriobacteriia bacterium genome:
- the mreD gene encoding rod shape-determining protein MreD produces the protein MMRQFLPSIGAVAVAALLQASLAPYMSIGGVTPNFLLLVVITLALVEGPSAGSSAGFACGLIFDLLGSGPVGPMALVLAVTGHLAGLLHENLFAEGWLLPITVLGVAALGAEVAYGLILGVLGVGGPFLQTFITKSLPAAAYNTALAMIVYPWLARILRRDSGMTTFRRLA, from the coding sequence ATGATGAGGCAGTTCCTGCCCAGCATCGGGGCGGTTGCGGTGGCCGCGCTGCTCCAGGCGAGTCTCGCTCCGTACATGTCGATTGGTGGCGTGACGCCCAACTTCCTGCTGCTCGTCGTCATCACCTTGGCACTTGTCGAAGGTCCGAGCGCGGGGTCGAGCGCGGGATTCGCGTGTGGACTGATCTTCGACCTGCTCGGCTCGGGTCCGGTCGGTCCGATGGCGCTCGTGCTTGCTGTGACCGGGCACCTGGCCGGCCTCTTGCACGAGAATCTGTTCGCGGAGGGGTGGCTTCTGCCGATCACCGTGCTCGGCGTTGCCGCCCTCGGAGCCGAGGTCGCGTACGGCTTGATACTCGGTGTGCTCGGCGTAGGCGGACCGTTTCTGCAGACGTTCATCACGAAATCTCTACCGGCAGCGGCCTACAATACGGCGCTGGCAATGATCGTCTACCCATGGTTGGCGCGCATCTTGCGCCGGGACAGCGGCATGACCACCTTCCGCCGATTGGCGTAG
- the mrdA gene encoding penicillin-binding protein 2: protein MSSFRQELKPRFAALGIIVLLVLGLLLTRLWSMQVLQGAAYTDQSDENRVREVTVEAPRGRILDRNGKPLVSNRATKAVLVLPSASEDTTLLNRLSITLSVPVSDIKERLASVKESALTPRTIAIDVPMKAVAYIEEHSDEFPGVEVRVQAVRRYPQGALAAHVLGYTGEANDAELNGEGSTLVPGDIVGKAGAEAQFESVLQGDRGRRLLEVDARGTAHRVIEDIAPVAGRDVKLTIDSRVQKVTEAALAQAMDDAHGQSFPKARAGAAVAIDIKTGEVLAMASLPTYDPKAFLGGVPEKTWKRLNDPKSEYPLTNRAIQAQYPAASTFKAMTGLAGLEDGVIRPYTTYSCGGRWTDMGKQWPKWCWNHSGHGYESFYEAVQDSCDVYFYNVGYRFYKMKGEKLQAFARKFGFGSDSGIDLPGEAAGRVPDAKWKSAYNENYPEMQRWLPGDTVNLAIGQGDLLVTPLQVANAYAGIANGGNVMKPHVLKQVLGPDGKPVLKAKPEIAFRTKTSKTNLSTMKTALVMVTESGTARSAFRSFPIAVAGKSGTAQVYGKDDLAWFVAFAPASKPKYCVAVVVEQGGHGGSVAGPATRQILAALLGERVTHVTATDRSR, encoded by the coding sequence TTGAGCAGTTTCCGCCAAGAACTCAAACCGCGCTTCGCCGCACTGGGGATCATCGTCCTTCTGGTGCTCGGGCTCCTGCTGACGCGCCTATGGTCCATGCAGGTGCTTCAGGGTGCCGCCTACACCGACCAGTCGGACGAGAACCGGGTTCGCGAGGTCACTGTTGAGGCGCCACGAGGTCGGATCCTCGATCGCAACGGCAAGCCGCTGGTCAGTAACCGGGCCACCAAGGCCGTACTCGTCTTGCCGTCGGCATCGGAAGACACCACGTTGCTTAACCGGCTCTCGATCACGTTGTCGGTGCCGGTTTCCGACATCAAGGAACGCCTGGCCAGCGTCAAAGAATCGGCGCTCACGCCGCGAACCATCGCCATCGATGTTCCCATGAAGGCCGTCGCGTATATCGAAGAGCATTCGGATGAGTTTCCGGGTGTTGAGGTGCGGGTACAGGCGGTGCGCCGCTATCCACAGGGGGCACTCGCCGCTCATGTGCTCGGCTACACGGGTGAGGCGAACGACGCTGAGCTCAACGGCGAGGGCAGCACACTGGTGCCGGGCGACATCGTCGGCAAGGCGGGCGCAGAGGCGCAGTTCGAGAGTGTCTTGCAGGGCGACCGCGGCCGGCGTCTGCTGGAGGTCGACGCGCGCGGCACCGCTCATCGCGTCATTGAGGACATTGCTCCGGTCGCTGGGCGAGACGTCAAGCTGACAATCGATTCCCGCGTCCAGAAGGTCACCGAGGCCGCGCTTGCTCAGGCGATGGACGACGCACACGGGCAGAGCTTCCCCAAAGCCCGCGCGGGTGCGGCTGTCGCCATCGACATCAAGACCGGCGAAGTCCTCGCCATGGCGAGTCTGCCCACCTACGACCCGAAGGCGTTTCTCGGCGGGGTGCCGGAGAAGACGTGGAAGCGACTCAACGATCCCAAGTCCGAGTACCCGCTGACCAACCGCGCCATCCAGGCACAGTACCCGGCGGCGTCGACGTTCAAGGCAATGACCGGCCTTGCAGGCCTCGAGGACGGGGTCATTCGGCCCTACACCACCTACAGCTGCGGCGGTCGTTGGACGGACATGGGCAAGCAGTGGCCGAAGTGGTGCTGGAACCACTCGGGCCACGGTTATGAGAGCTTCTACGAGGCCGTGCAGGACTCATGCGACGTGTACTTCTACAACGTCGGCTATCGCTTCTACAAGATGAAGGGCGAGAAGCTGCAGGCGTTCGCTCGAAAGTTTGGATTTGGCTCGGACAGTGGCATCGACCTGCCGGGCGAAGCGGCAGGCAGAGTTCCCGATGCCAAGTGGAAGTCCGCGTACAACGAGAACTACCCCGAGATGCAGCGCTGGCTTCCGGGCGACACCGTCAACCTGGCCATCGGTCAGGGCGACCTGCTCGTTACGCCTCTGCAGGTCGCCAACGCGTATGCAGGTATCGCTAACGGCGGCAACGTCATGAAGCCGCACGTCTTGAAGCAGGTTCTTGGGCCCGACGGCAAGCCCGTGCTGAAGGCGAAGCCTGAAATCGCGTTCAGGACCAAGACCTCCAAGACGAACCTGTCCACCATGAAGACGGCTCTCGTCATGGTCACTGAGAGCGGTACCGCGCGAAGCGCATTCCGTTCGTTCCCAATTGCCGTCGCCGGCAAGTCCGGAACAGCCCAGGTCTACGGCAAAGACGACCTCGCCTGGTTCGTTGCCTTCGCGCCCGCATCCAAGCCGAAGTACTGCGTCGCGGTCGTCGTCGAACAGGGAGGTCACGGCGGTTCGGTGGCCGGGCCTGCGACGCGTCAGATCCTCGCAGCGCTGCTCGGCGAGCGTGTGACGCACGTGACCGCGACGGACAGGTCGAGGTAG
- the mreC gene encoding rod shape-determining protein MreC: MTAWFRESATGPVHRIQSTVHAMAAPVGAVGEFTTRPARRVFAWASDLGVSRSQLETLRSQNDELRKRVSELEEARLENVRLKGIVAFVEATKTQSIGAKVIGRPTNSWEGVITIDRGTDDGVKAGMPVVGPAGLLGQTVDVTAQSARVRLITDPNSGVAGMLQSSRAEGIVKGSITGDLTFDYVSTATTARAGDVVITSGIGGVFPKGLIVGEVTRVKKGAADLFPEIELAPSSGLAGLEEVLVLIGTVPQTDLGVGE, encoded by the coding sequence ATGACCGCATGGTTCCGGGAGAGCGCTACGGGCCCGGTTCACCGGATTCAGAGCACCGTCCACGCGATGGCGGCTCCGGTCGGAGCCGTCGGCGAGTTCACTACGCGCCCCGCTCGCCGGGTCTTCGCCTGGGCATCGGATCTCGGCGTTTCGCGCAGCCAGCTCGAAACGCTCAGGTCGCAAAACGACGAACTGCGCAAACGCGTGTCCGAGCTTGAAGAAGCGCGGCTGGAGAACGTCAGACTCAAGGGCATCGTGGCGTTCGTTGAGGCCACCAAGACCCAGTCTATCGGCGCGAAAGTCATAGGTCGTCCCACCAACTCGTGGGAGGGTGTCATCACCATCGACAGGGGTACGGACGACGGCGTGAAGGCCGGGATGCCGGTTGTGGGCCCGGCCGGCCTGCTCGGCCAGACTGTTGATGTGACAGCACAGTCGGCTCGGGTGCGACTCATCACCGACCCCAATTCCGGGGTCGCAGGCATGCTGCAGTCGAGCCGGGCAGAGGGCATCGTCAAGGGTTCAATCACCGGCGATCTCACGTTTGACTACGTGAGCACGGCTACCACCGCCCGTGCCGGTGATGTTGTGATCACGTCCGGTATCGGCGGTGTGTTCCCCAAGGGGCTCATCGTCGGCGAGGTCACGAGGGTCAAGAAGGGCGCTGCGGACCTCTTCCCGGAGATAGAGCTGGCACCTTCGAGTGGTCTCGCCGGTCTCGAAGAGGTTCTGGTGTTGATTGGTACCGTCCCGCAGACCGACCTGGGAGTAGGTGAATGA